In Panulirus ornatus isolate Po-2019 chromosome 9, ASM3632096v1, whole genome shotgun sequence, one genomic interval encodes:
- the LOC139750423 gene encoding uncharacterized protein isoform X2: protein MAADPMTSFLSSLDGSLSRVTKTERMELTTSAHTIRGYSTFQSDKVRGAVNLRQNGKWNPVNVRKGAGRGKGSLGQAKRVVRGLCARGIVAREEEADEEAWLLGDDHRRRGSQSPSQHLEEHEQKPGIRSGGVRVDGALRQQDGGSLTGCSATQSWAAPR from the exons ATGGCAGCAGATCCGATGACATCGTTCCTCAGTTCTCTTGACGGCAGCTTATCGCGTGTGACTAAAACTGAAAGAATGGAACTCACTACATCAGCACACACAATCCGTGGCTACAGCACTTTCCAGTCGGATAAAGTCAGAGGTGCTGTAAACCTAAGACAAAATGGGAAGTGGAATCCAGTGAATGTCCGGAAAGGCGCTGGGCGTGGTAAAGGTTCCCTGGGCCAGGCGAAGCGTGTGGTGAGAGGCTTGTGTGCGAGGGGCATCGTCGCACGGGAGGAGGAAGCGGACGAGGAGGCATGGCTACTGGGGGACGACCATCGTAGACGAGGCAGCCAGTCACCGTCACAACATCTGGAGGAACATGAACAG AAACCTGGAATTCGAAGCGGCGGTGTCCGTGTGGACGGAGCCTTGCGCCAGCAGGACGGTGGCTCCTTGACGGGTTGCAGTGCTACTCAGAGCTGGGCTGCCCCACGGTGA